The Gossypium arboreum isolate Shixiya-1 chromosome 4, ASM2569848v2, whole genome shotgun sequence DNA segment aaattatatgtaaaattaataaaatattaaacatacatttcaaatattataaaactaataatttgaaaactaatttgaaaaatacattttaaaatttataaaaattaatttcacaaatatatatataaagttaaaaatatttttaaaataataattaaaattttaaaatattataaaacattttaaatatatattaaattttttaaaattaataatataaattaaataagcaaaataaattaagaaaataatataaaacttaaaaagaaaaaatctaaGAAAGagacaaaatataagaaaaaagtaaaaagtaaaaaagtaaaaaagtaaaaaaaaatataagaacCTGACAAATCAGAAAAGTGGTGACGCCATTTAGAATGGCTCCACtcaaaaatagaaatttttttcaAGTCTCCCGTTTTTCTAGATTTTTTAATATTTCCCTAGTATTTTATACTAGTGGCACCATTCAACACTACTtccaccaaaaataatttttaataccCCTAATGATTTGGCAAAGTGGTGGTATTATATCATATGGCTCCACCACTTTTTATTGTagaaaatagcttatttttgtacATAATTAAAAGGGTAggttattttgataattaatttatttttagggttatttttataaaaagctCCCATTTACTAGAGTGATTAtatttttaatgatatatattcaataaataatttcttttaaaaagctTACAGTAAATTTTTAatttcacttttactaaattgaaaaagaaaatactATTCAAGTATTCATTATCTCGCACAGAAGGATTTCATTTAATTTATCTTTTGGACGCAAAAgttgaattatatttttatttaataaatttaaattacttttatatgttaaattaaagagtaaattgattTTGCTAAAATTTTATCTTTATATGTTAAAATAACAAGATAATAACAAATATTTCTCACTAACATgatcatattttaaaaaattaaattcctaaaaataaatattttatccaTCTTCATTTGTACattatttttcaaataattataaagggctcatttttttgaaaaaaattaaatcctCCGAACTTTTGCTCCCAATTGAGTTATTAAACAGATAAATTTGGTCAAATAAACACTTTGATTGACGTTGACAGTTAGTTTTTAATAACAACACTAACGTGGCCGTTAACAGATGTCACATATACATTGTTTGTTAATGTGGTAGTGCCACATCATGCTAAATGTTGATGTAGTAGTGCCACATATCATCGATTATCTAGATTCATTCtagaattattaaaaaaattcagtaaattttatataatgtctaaaaataatttattaaaattataaaactttataaaatatttttataaaatttataaaatcttttataattttaaaatttagaggaCAAATGGATGTCTAGATTTATTGTGtacttattttaaatatattttattttttgccATCGAGGATAACATTGCACTACCATATCAGTGATTGAAAATGATGTGATAGTGTTATGTCATCAAACAGTATTGATATGGCGTTTATTAACGACTATGTCCACGCTGCTATTAATCACTATTGAATAATGTAAATCAAAGGGTTTATTTAATCAATTTTGTTAGTTTAGAGATTCAATTAGGTGTAAAAGTTTGAAAaactttattaattttttaaaatttgatgccATTAAACCTTataaaatagctataaaaatatttaaaaatataaaaaattattaaaattgtctATAATGAACCTGAACAAATTCATTCAAATTGATTttagattaattcattaaataatTATAGACAATTTATGAGGATGCCATGGCACACCTAAAAAAATTCCCACAACTCAACAACTTAGTATAAGTATTTTGATATGAAGCTAATATGTGTGATGAATCAAGAAACAATTTTTATGAGTATCGGTACAACCGTGTCAACCTGTCATCTACCTATATCAACAAGTAGAATAAATGGCCATATGGTATTTTCttatctttataatttaatataattgatAATTTAAATGTTGATGAAAGGATTTTTTTGATGGGGgagaaaaagtaaaacaaaaatgGAGAAATATTCAAGATTATTTCCAATGGATTAATGTTGGAGGAAATTTTCGTGTTTAGGGACGGATTTACTAATGTCTTTTCCGAAAATTTCTGTCGAAAAGACTGGGGTGCCATATGTGGAAAAGCTTATTAAACAGTAACGTGCGAGTACAAATTCAAGCCACCATGACTGAACAGTTGAGAAGAAAGAAGTTAAGGCGGTCTTCGCAGCCCTCAACGCGCCGCCATTTCAAGTCATCCGACTCCGGCCGCGGGCTGCAAGTGTAGATAGTCATGCCACTGTCATTGCCGCCACTTGAAACGGAAGACGAGAATCCGATCACCAGCAGCTCATTGCCAAGAGACTTGAATGCCACACCCCATCCTTCATGAAGATCAGCTCTAACTGGTACTTTTCCCAAATTCTTCCATGTCTTGCTGCTCTTCATGTACACCCTCACCTCATTGCATGATGTTTCAAGACAGTAAAGCTCATTGTTCACTACGGCAACAAGCGGTGGCGATTGCAGCGACATCGCAGCAGCGGCTGCAGCTGGTTGGTTATCAGTACTATCATCTTTCAACATATCTGGGATCCATTCCCATGTGTTATTGTCCTTATCATAAGCCTCCCCACAAGTGAGCTGATTGTTGTGCTCATCTCTCCCACCAATCACATAAAACTTGCTGTCCATGAAACAACCTGAGCAAAGCTTCCTCTTCTGATGCATCCTAGGCAGCAACTCCCACGATTTCGTCTCCGGGTTATATTGCTCGGCCGAATTCGAGACTCTAGTATCCATCCCAATCCCACCAGCCACAAAAGCAAAGGTGCCACAGGTTGCAGATGCAAACAAGCACCTAGGATCAATCATGGAAGGACCCTTGAACCATTTACCTGTTTCGAGTTCAAATCTCCACACGACAGAACCAAATGTTTCCCTGCCGGATACAATTAAATGGCTCCCAGCACAAACTGATTCCTTATCTCCATTTATAAAGCATATATCCAATGATGGTAACTCTGGGAGCTTCCTGCAAGACTTGAACAGCCTATCACATGCCCACCAACAGTTTTGGCCACTAGGTGACATGAATATGGATGATTCTTTGAACCCAATTTCCTTCCTGATTTTGTTCAACTCGCCACTCTTTAGAAGATCCGAGAAATGCTTGTTTAGCAAGTAAAGTTTCCAATGCTCCGACCTCGGAAATCGAGCCAAGATCAAGCTCTCTAGCTCATCACTGAGCTCAGGAACATATGAATAATCTACATCCTGAGATCTTAAATCTGAGGGGTCACTGCAGCTCTCCTCAGCCATGTTGTTCATCAGAAAACAGGTAGAGGATTACATGAAAACACCCTACAAAAGCATAGCATGTTGGACATAAAGCTTACAATTATTTCAGATCAAGCTGATATACTCATCTGACATATTCAGATTATATTAGCATCCTTTCATGaactaatatatacatatatataacagAAAACAACCAAAAGGGTGTCTGGAAATTATGAAAACAAAACAAAGTACAACAGAAACAATACATTAGACGTAGAGAAATATAGAGAATGAAGAGAAGCTTACTTATCAGAGAGGGTAAGTcaataaaatgaaaaacaaagAAGTCTACAGTTTGTAGAGAGTAAATAGTAACAAAAGCTATAACATTTGAAGCAAAGAAAGAGATAGAAGAGATATATAGAGAAAGAGAACAGGGTATCAGAGTAATGAATTTACAATTGCAAGAAACCCCCCCATTTCCGGGAGATTTTTGGCATTTAATTTAGAATGGCTCATATGTTGG contains these protein-coding regions:
- the LOC108459691 gene encoding F-box/kelch-repeat protein At3g27150-like codes for the protein MNNMAEESCSDPSDLRSQDVDYSYVPELSDELESLILARFPRSEHWKLYLLNKHFSDLLKSGELNKIRKEIGFKESSIFMSPSGQNCWWACDRLFKSCRKLPELPSLDICFINGDKESVCAGSHLIVSGRETFGSVVWRFELETGKWFKGPSMIDPRCLFASATCGTFAFVAGGIGMDTRVSNSAEQYNPETKSWELLPRMHQKRKLCSGCFMDSKFYVIGGRDEHNNQLTCGEAYDKDNNTWEWIPDMLKDDSTDNQPAAAAAAMSLQSPPLVAVVNNELYCLETSCNEVRVYMKSSKTWKNLGKVPVRADLHEGWGVAFKSLGNELLVIGFSSSVSSGGNDSGMTIYTCSPRPESDDLKWRRVEGCEDRLNFFLLNCSVMVA